The following are encoded together in the Daphnia magna isolate NIES linkage group LG8, ASM2063170v1.1, whole genome shotgun sequence genome:
- the LOC123475438 gene encoding lys-63-specific deubiquitinase BRCC36-like isoform X2 produces the protein MPIKEVFVETDVYLTCLSHALSTEKEEVMGLLLGHVDQRLDLSVQAGGSYGQSFIENVIILQRSVRQADRVEISPLQLSAAAQEAEKLSIELGKPIRVLGWYHSHPHITVQPSHVDMQTQSNYQAMDPDFVGLILSVFQQENNEKFANSSLICFQAVNIDGVLRSREIVLSISPPESAAGREIKTLAKIPLILLSEEREHVDKCSSSDLVSKVQNKAVFTQAICQLLQCCEMPCVSAVLAYEQSLLNNLYRLQLVKQSFDNLTKC, from the exons ATGCCAATTAAAGAAGTTTTTGTAGAAACAGATGTGTACCTTACTTGTTTAAGTCATGCCCTATccacagagaaagaagaggtTATGGGACTGCTGTTAG GTCACGTAGATCAACGTCTCGATTTATCAGTTCAAGCGGGTGGTTCGTATGGACAATCATTTATTGAAAATGTAATCATTCTTCAAAGAAGTGTCCG TCAAGCTGATCGAGTTGAAATATCTCCCTTGCAATTGTCTGCAGCTGCTCAAGAAGCTGAAAAACTATCAATTGAGCTTGGTAAACCAATTAGGGTACTTGGATGGTACCACTCACATCCACATATTACTGTTCAGCCATCACATGTTG ATATGCAAACACAGTCCAATTACCAAGCCATG GATCCTGACTTTGTAGGATTAATATTATCAGTTtttcaacaagaaaataatgaaaag TTTGCCAATTCTTCACTGATTTGCTTCCAAGCAGTAAATATTGACGGTGTTTTGAGAAGTCGAGAAATTGTGCTGAGTATTTCTCCCCCGGAATCTGCCGCAGGGCGTGAAATCAAA ACATTAGCAAAAATTCCATTAATTTTGTTAAGTGAAGAGAGAGAACATGTGGATAAATGCTCCTCTAGTGACTTGGTTTCTAAAGTACAGAACAAAGCAG TATTTACGCAAGCAATTTGTCAACTACTTCAATGTTGCGAAATGCCCTGCGTCAGTGCAGTTCTCGCTTATGAACAATCTTTGTTAAACAATTTATATCGTTTACAGTTAGTAAAGCAAAGTTTTGATAATCTAACTAAATGTTAG
- the LOC123475438 gene encoding lys-63-specific deubiquitinase BRCC36-like isoform X1, giving the protein MPIKEVFVETDVYLTCLSHALSTEKEEVMGLLLGHVDQRLDLSVQAGGSYGQSFIENVIILQRSVRQADRVEISPLQLSAAAQEAEKLSIELGKPIRVLGWYHSHPHITVQPSHVDMQTQSNYQAMDPDFVGLILSVFQQENNEKFANSSLICFQAVNIDGVLRSREIVLSISPPESAAGREIKTLAKIPLILLSEEREHVDKCSSSDLVSKVQNKAGMYAVQQLSCYKGIQLISSISNIIVFTQAICQLLQCCEMPCVSAVLAYEQSLLNNLYRLQLVKQSFDNLTKC; this is encoded by the exons ATGCCAATTAAAGAAGTTTTTGTAGAAACAGATGTGTACCTTACTTGTTTAAGTCATGCCCTATccacagagaaagaagaggtTATGGGACTGCTGTTAG GTCACGTAGATCAACGTCTCGATTTATCAGTTCAAGCGGGTGGTTCGTATGGACAATCATTTATTGAAAATGTAATCATTCTTCAAAGAAGTGTCCG TCAAGCTGATCGAGTTGAAATATCTCCCTTGCAATTGTCTGCAGCTGCTCAAGAAGCTGAAAAACTATCAATTGAGCTTGGTAAACCAATTAGGGTACTTGGATGGTACCACTCACATCCACATATTACTGTTCAGCCATCACATGTTG ATATGCAAACACAGTCCAATTACCAAGCCATG GATCCTGACTTTGTAGGATTAATATTATCAGTTtttcaacaagaaaataatgaaaag TTTGCCAATTCTTCACTGATTTGCTTCCAAGCAGTAAATATTGACGGTGTTTTGAGAAGTCGAGAAATTGTGCTGAGTATTTCTCCCCCGGAATCTGCCGCAGGGCGTGAAATCAAA ACATTAGCAAAAATTCCATTAATTTTGTTAAGTGAAGAGAGAGAACATGTGGATAAATGCTCCTCTAGTGACTTGGTTTCTAAAGTACAGAACAAAGCAGGTATGTATGCAGTTCAGCAGCTTAGTTGTTATAAAGGTattcaattaatttcatcaaTTTCAAATATTATAGTATTTACGCAAGCAATTTGTCAACTACTTCAATGTTGCGAAATGCCCTGCGTCAGTGCAGTTCTCGCTTATGAACAATCTTTGTTAAACAATTTATATCGTTTACAGTTAGTAAAGCAAAGTTTTGATAATCTAACTAAATGTTAG
- the LOC123475586 gene encoding uncharacterized protein LOC123475586, translated as MGALRTDFWIPKMRQTIKKETNKCTRCQRMDSRHFDEIPAPLPLDRLQMSNPFTITGVDFAGPFPVESPANSGHKTKVYVCLFTCAVTRAVHLEVTTDQEISTFIFALRRFFARREYPRTLYSDNAGTFTLAAKYLRAAYRDSRVFNTLVDLNIKWRFSPSLAPWWGGFWERMVQTVKRLLYKTYGSDCMEYDLFQTVLTEIEDTINTRPLTYVAEDDTEPLTPKQLVTGYRQQQHHPVNDEEREYSDRVTLTKRERLRRNLVAQWWKDFYTEYVMDLEQFHCPTPGHTKEIELGQVVLIHDESAKRTRWKSGRVVKLIPGNDGKTRRVNVLIADKFRGKGSTMITRDPKSLYPLELHAGQIDDDHRNTGPYEDSELSSTQLDQGPTGGVSEIPTDEAHSHRPGTNPLAEEG; from the coding sequence AACAAGTGCACGAGATGCCAGAGAATGGACTCGAGACACTTCGATGAAATACCGGCGCCCCTACCGTTGGACCGCCTGCAAATGTCGAATCCGTTCACGATAACGGGGGTAGATTTCGCAGGCCCGTTCCCAGTAGAGTCGCCGGCAAATAGCGGTCACAAGACGAAAGTATACGTGTGTCTCTTCACCTGCGCCGTAACTAGAGCCGTTCATCTCGAAGTTACGACCGACCAGGAGATCTCCACGTTTATCTTCGCGCTAAGACGATTCTTTGCACGGAGAGAGTACCCAAGGACGCTCTACTCCGATAACGCAGGAACGTTTACGCTGGCCGCTAAGTACCTCAGAGCAGCGTACAGAGACAGCAGAGTGTTTAACACCCTGGTTGATCTCAACATAAAGTGGAGGTTCTCGCCGAGTTTGGCCCCTTGGTGGGGCGGATTCTGGGAGAGGATGGTGCAGACCGTTAAACGGCTGCTATATAAAACATACGGAAGTGATTGTATGGAATACGATCTATTCCAAACGGTGTTGACGGAGATCGAAGATACCATCAACACCAGACCGTTGACATACGTGGCAGAAGACGATACGGAGCCGCTAACACCCAAGCAATTGGTCACAGGCTACCGACAACAGCAGCATCACCCGGTCAATGACGAGGAGAGAGAATACTCGGACCGGGTGACACtgacaaagagagagaggctCAGGAGAAACCTAGTCGCTCAATGGTGGAAAGATTTCTACACGGAATATGTGATGGATCTGGAGCAGTTTCACTGTCCAACTCCAGGTCATACGAAAGAAATTGAGCTGGGACAAGTCGTGTTAATTCACGACGAGTCAGCCAAAAGAACGAGATGGAAGTCCGGGAGAGTAGTTAAACTAATCCCCGGCAATGATGGAAAGACCAGGCGTGTGAACGTCTTGATCGCAGATAAATTCAGAGGAAAAGGGTCGACCATGATAACGAGAGACCCAAAGAGTTTATATCCGTTGGAGCTCCACGCGGGCCAGATAGACGATGACCATCGGAACACAGGACCCTACGAAGACAGTGAGCTTTCGTCAACTCAGTTAGACCAAGGTCCAACGGGGGGAgtgtcggaaattccgacggacgaagctcacagccaTCGTCCGGGTAccaaccctttggccgaagaagGCTAG